A section of the Halopiger aswanensis genome encodes:
- a CDS encoding dodecin, whose translation MVFKKITLIGTSPESFDAAADDAIDRAEDTLQNIQWVEVDELGVELATAEDREYQAEVTVAFELEE comes from the coding sequence ATGGTCTTCAAGAAGATCACGCTCATCGGCACCAGCCCCGAGAGCTTCGACGCAGCGGCCGACGACGCCATCGACCGGGCGGAAGATACCCTCCAGAACATCCAGTGGGTCGAGGTCGACGAACTCGGCGTCGAACTCGCGACCGCCGAGGACCGCGAGTACCAGGCCGAAGTCACCGTCGCCTTCGAACTCGAGGAGTAA
- the hisD gene encoding histidinol dehydrogenase, whose amino-acid sequence MTIDVEPIADLGPDDRTAFFERDAGIEAVRSDVREIVDRVRAEGDVAVREFTEEFDGVSVGNLEITDECERAYEDLDDDLREAIETAAANVREFHEAQVPEDWREAFDDGRELGRRFRPLERVGVYVPGGAAAYPSSAIMGVVPAVVAGVDHVSVVTPPADELNPVTLAAIHAAGADAVYSVGGAQAIAGLAYGTETITRVQKIVGPGNKWVTAAKAEVRGDVEIDFLAGPSEVLVVADETADPDLVAAELVAQAEHDPNASVVAVTDDEETGAAVAESVDEQANAREREDVIREALANDASGVLVARSMSEAILFGEEYAPEHLSIIADDDESILERIDSAGSVFLGPNTPVAAGDYASGTNHVLPTNGGARVTGGLSVETFVRSTTVQRLSSEGLADIGDTITTLAEAEGLEAHAESVRKRLTDDE is encoded by the coding sequence ATGACAATCGACGTAGAGCCGATCGCCGATCTCGGGCCGGACGATCGGACCGCGTTCTTCGAGCGCGACGCCGGTATCGAGGCGGTCAGAAGCGACGTACGGGAGATCGTGGACCGCGTCCGCGCGGAAGGCGACGTCGCCGTCCGCGAGTTCACCGAGGAGTTCGACGGCGTCTCGGTCGGCAACCTCGAGATCACCGACGAGTGCGAGCGCGCCTACGAGGACCTCGACGACGACCTTCGCGAGGCGATCGAGACGGCCGCGGCCAACGTTCGCGAGTTCCACGAGGCGCAAGTGCCGGAAGACTGGCGCGAGGCGTTCGACGACGGCCGGGAACTGGGCCGACGCTTCAGACCTCTCGAGCGCGTGGGCGTCTACGTCCCCGGCGGCGCGGCGGCCTACCCCTCGAGTGCGATCATGGGCGTCGTTCCGGCGGTCGTGGCCGGCGTCGATCACGTCTCGGTCGTCACCCCGCCCGCGGACGAGTTGAATCCGGTGACGCTGGCGGCGATCCACGCCGCGGGCGCGGACGCGGTCTACAGCGTCGGCGGCGCGCAGGCGATCGCCGGCCTCGCGTACGGCACCGAGACGATCACGCGGGTACAGAAGATCGTCGGCCCCGGGAACAAGTGGGTCACCGCAGCCAAGGCGGAAGTCCGCGGGGACGTCGAGATCGACTTCCTCGCGGGGCCGAGCGAGGTGCTCGTCGTCGCCGACGAGACGGCGGATCCCGACCTCGTCGCAGCCGAGTTGGTCGCACAGGCCGAGCACGATCCGAACGCGTCGGTCGTCGCGGTGACCGACGACGAGGAGACCGGTGCGGCGGTCGCCGAGTCCGTCGACGAGCAGGCCAACGCGCGCGAGCGCGAAGACGTAATCCGAGAGGCGCTGGCCAACGACGCCAGCGGCGTCCTGGTCGCCCGATCGATGAGCGAGGCCATCCTCTTCGGCGAGGAGTACGCCCCCGAACACCTCTCGATCATCGCGGACGACGACGAGTCGATTCTCGAGCGCATCGACAGCGCGGGCAGCGTCTTCCTCGGGCCGAACACGCCCGTCGCCGCGGGCGACTACGCCAGCGGGACGAATCACGTCCTCCCCACGAACGGCGGCGCCCGCGTGACCGGCGGCCTCTCCGTCGAGACGTTCGTCCGCTCGACGACGGTTCAGCGCCTCTCGAGCGAGGGACTGGCGGACATCGGTGACACGATCACGACGCTGGCCGAGGCGGAAGGACTCGAGGCCCACGCCGAGAGCGTTCGGAAGCGACTGACCGACGACGAGTAG
- a CDS encoding metallophosphoesterase: MDEDREHAATASDETGDDTRTGANADGAAGASTDDPVYYFISDLHIGGDEELEHVEFLDELLAFLQDLETTDENAELIINGDAFGLWEFTRVDGIEKFHALVDRYPQLFEQFEATGENTPITIIPGNHDYELAAYEAYVDLFSEYNVSLEQEEAITREVGDRSIWIEHGMQRDPNNRIPDFGNPHANPLGYYINRRVTAQAGRLSELGRYNWLKDIQAVAPLERIPEWLISKYFYREMHPLLRYAALPFLFLFNLSVLLLLVVLLDFAGIWSRPFAALEGLTARLGTVGSAVEIVAAVNLAVIALLVLISIPLYFVVTDIRRTLDRFGIVRTDEPDPGNPDEPYLEAAREVFDDHPETAVFIYGHTHRPSVTELQDRLVVNTGTWLKRLHRREPFLGLLPAVFYPSFRLTYVRITPAPEGVAVEYRDIEKSDPVREELTLPERLVTRSPTIETSIPERTIVRPDAPVATDLEADGQTAQTEPTATDD; encoded by the coding sequence ATGGACGAGGACCGCGAGCACGCGGCCACTGCATCGGACGAGACGGGAGACGATACGCGCACGGGCGCGAACGCGGACGGGGCCGCCGGCGCGAGCACCGACGACCCCGTCTACTACTTCATCAGCGACCTCCACATCGGCGGCGACGAGGAGCTCGAGCACGTCGAATTCCTCGACGAACTGCTCGCCTTCCTTCAGGATCTCGAGACCACGGACGAGAACGCCGAACTAATCATCAACGGCGACGCGTTCGGCCTCTGGGAGTTCACCCGCGTCGACGGCATCGAGAAGTTTCACGCGCTCGTCGATCGATACCCCCAACTATTCGAGCAGTTCGAAGCGACGGGCGAGAACACTCCGATCACGATCATCCCGGGCAATCACGACTACGAACTCGCAGCGTATGAAGCGTACGTCGACCTATTTTCGGAGTACAACGTCTCGCTCGAGCAGGAAGAGGCGATTACCCGCGAGGTCGGCGACCGGTCGATCTGGATCGAACACGGGATGCAACGCGATCCGAACAACCGCATTCCCGACTTCGGCAACCCCCACGCGAACCCGCTCGGCTACTACATCAATCGCCGCGTAACCGCACAAGCGGGTCGGCTCTCCGAACTCGGCCGCTACAACTGGCTCAAAGACATCCAAGCCGTCGCCCCGCTCGAGCGCATTCCGGAGTGGCTCATCTCGAAGTACTTCTACCGAGAGATGCATCCCCTGCTCCGATACGCCGCGTTACCCTTCCTCTTCCTGTTCAATCTGAGCGTTTTGCTGCTGCTCGTCGTGTTGCTCGATTTCGCCGGGATCTGGTCGCGGCCGTTCGCCGCCCTCGAGGGACTCACGGCTCGGCTCGGGACCGTCGGGTCGGCGGTCGAGATCGTCGCTGCGGTCAACCTCGCGGTCATCGCGCTGTTGGTCCTCATCTCGATTCCCCTGTACTTCGTCGTGACCGACATCAGGCGGACGCTCGACCGGTTCGGCATCGTCAGAACCGACGAGCCAGACCCGGGGAACCCCGACGAGCCCTACCTCGAAGCCGCCCGCGAGGTCTTCGACGACCACCCCGAGACTGCGGTCTTCATCTACGGCCACACCCACCGGCCGTCCGTGACCGAACTGCAGGACCGGCTCGTGGTCAACACCGGCACCTGGCTCAAGCGCCTCCACCGCAGGGAACCGTTTTTGGGCCTGCTCCCGGCCGTCTTCTACCCCTCCTTCCGGTTGACCTACGTCCGGATCACGCCCGCTCCGGAGGGCGTTGCCGTCGAGTACCGCGACATCGAGAAATCGGATCCGGTTCGGGAGGAGCTCACTCTCCCTGAACGGCTCGTTACTCGTTCTCCGACGATCGAGACGTCAATTCCAGAGCGCACGATCGTCCGTCCCGACGCTCCGGTCGCGACCGACCTCGAAGCCGACGGTCAAACGGCACAGACTGAGCCGACGGCAACCGACGACTGA
- a CDS encoding methyl-accepting chemotaxis protein yields the protein MGNSVTDILSRISRAAGSGTSDERTASATEETETAAASSTDDTTNDERDSTAGESVSDANGDDSSSSLSAGESPTNSKAVGDGGQTVAEPTGDATGAGGADLEDAGSTGEPDSDDTLGGRDSADEDIDIGTDALLNTLPQPAFMIDTEHRVIGWNREAEELTGVDREDVLGEDAAGSFFRDGRTTTLADEVVDHPREAHRETDAERSGRDQRAYELERELENARGETLHVHSVATPIYQQGALQGVIQLVQDNTEVIRRREAMADLVGEVTETGEAINDGSLTARVEYTDEHDVLDEDIKQITATINEIAAHVEDVIYGLSEEVEDLSADAAEIADSASEADSQVGDQNEAIRAIVEEISDLSATMEEVAASSDQVSAAAKQAQAAADDGVEASQEAREEMDEVLEAADDLVETVGQLEDRMDEIDEVIEVINDIADQTNLLALNANIEAAQAGEDGDGFAVVANEVQSLASETKEHTNQISERVEDLQIRTEETVEVTEETNEQVEGASERIDAAIANLEEISEAVDEAAHGITEIAETNDDQAASVEEVASQADGVADDADRIEELIGDVTERTTAQRDAIDEMVDYLERLADEETVDRTAARET from the coding sequence ATGGGAAATTCGGTTACTGACATTCTCTCGCGGATCTCTCGAGCGGCGGGCTCCGGGACGTCCGACGAACGAACTGCGTCGGCTACCGAGGAGACGGAGACGGCAGCGGCCTCGAGTACCGACGATACGACGAACGACGAACGCGACTCGACGGCCGGCGAGTCGGTATCGGACGCAAATGGCGACGACTCGAGCAGCAGTCTCTCCGCTGGGGAATCGCCGACCAATAGCAAAGCCGTCGGCGACGGCGGACAGACGGTCGCGGAACCGACGGGCGACGCAACCGGGGCTGGCGGGGCCGATCTCGAGGACGCCGGTTCGACAGGGGAGCCCGACTCGGACGACACGCTCGGCGGGCGCGACTCCGCCGACGAGGACATCGACATCGGCACGGACGCCCTGCTGAACACGCTCCCGCAGCCGGCGTTCATGATCGACACCGAACACCGCGTCATCGGCTGGAACCGCGAGGCCGAGGAACTCACGGGTGTCGACCGCGAGGACGTCCTCGGGGAAGACGCGGCCGGATCGTTCTTCCGCGACGGGCGGACGACGACCCTGGCCGACGAGGTCGTCGACCACCCCCGCGAGGCCCACCGCGAGACCGACGCCGAACGGTCGGGCCGCGACCAGCGCGCCTACGAACTCGAGCGCGAACTCGAGAACGCCCGCGGCGAGACGCTGCACGTCCACTCGGTGGCGACGCCGATCTACCAACAGGGCGCGCTGCAGGGCGTCATCCAGCTCGTCCAAGACAACACCGAGGTCATCCGTCGGCGCGAGGCGATGGCCGACCTCGTGGGCGAGGTCACCGAAACCGGCGAAGCGATCAACGACGGGTCGCTGACGGCGCGGGTCGAGTACACCGACGAGCACGACGTGCTCGACGAGGATATCAAGCAGATCACCGCGACGATCAACGAGATCGCGGCCCACGTCGAGGACGTGATCTACGGGCTCAGCGAGGAGGTCGAGGACCTCTCGGCCGACGCGGCGGAGATCGCCGACTCCGCGAGCGAGGCCGATTCGCAGGTCGGCGACCAGAACGAGGCGATCCGGGCGATCGTCGAGGAGATCAGCGACCTCAGCGCGACCATGGAGGAGGTCGCCGCCAGCTCCGATCAGGTCTCGGCCGCGGCCAAGCAGGCCCAGGCCGCCGCCGACGACGGCGTCGAGGCCAGCCAAGAGGCCCGCGAGGAGATGGACGAGGTGCTCGAGGCGGCCGACGACCTCGTCGAGACGGTCGGCCAACTCGAGGATCGGATGGACGAGATCGACGAGGTCATCGAGGTCATCAACGACATCGCCGATCAGACGAACCTGCTGGCGCTGAACGCGAACATCGAGGCGGCCCAGGCCGGCGAGGACGGGGACGGGTTCGCCGTCGTCGCGAACGAGGTGCAGTCGCTGGCCAGCGAGACGAAAGAGCACACGAACCAGATCTCCGAGCGCGTCGAGGACCTCCAGATCCGGACCGAGGAGACCGTCGAGGTCACCGAGGAGACGAACGAACAGGTCGAAGGGGCGAGCGAGCGGATCGACGCGGCGATCGCGAACTTAGAGGAGATCTCGGAAGCGGTCGACGAGGCCGCCCACGGAATCACCGAGATCGCCGAGACCAACGACGATCAGGCCGCGTCGGTCGAGGAGGTCGCTTCGCAGGCCGACGGCGTCGCGGACGACGCCGACCGGATCGAGGAGCTGATCGGGGACGTGACCGAGCGGACGACCGCCCAGCGCGACGCGATCGACGAAATGGTCGACTACCTCGAGCGGCTGGCCGACGAGGAAACCGTCGATCGGACGGCCGCTCGCGAAACGTAG
- a CDS encoding HesB/IscA family protein: protein MSTDSADSGQPDAETHPEIEVTEDAAEQALSLLDGEGLDADEAGLRLFVQQGGCAGLSYGMRFDDSPDEDDTIYEHHDLRVFVDPASLKYIEGSILDYESGLQAEGFHVENPNVVSECGCGESFRT, encoded by the coding sequence ATGAGCACGGACAGCGCGGATAGCGGGCAGCCGGACGCGGAGACCCACCCCGAGATCGAGGTCACCGAGGACGCGGCCGAACAGGCCCTCTCGCTGCTCGACGGCGAGGGGCTCGATGCGGACGAGGCGGGACTGCGGCTGTTCGTCCAGCAGGGCGGCTGTGCCGGCCTGTCCTATGGGATGCGGTTCGACGACTCGCCCGACGAGGACGACACCATCTACGAGCACCACGACCTGCGCGTCTTCGTCGATCCGGCGAGCCTGAAGTACATCGAGGGCAGCATTCTCGATTACGAGAGCGGCCTCCAGGCCGAAGGGTTCCACGTCGAGAACCCGAACGTCGTCAGCGAGTGCGGCTGTGGCGAATCGTTCCGGACGTAA